The proteins below are encoded in one region of Legionella antarctica:
- the tnpC gene encoding IS66 family transposase — protein sequence MISSKDQSLLMPLQEEINQLKKEALEWKQKYFNMLEQFKLAQQRKYSPSSEHNILQGELQFDEAESIEVTELPQEDNTITVTYTRKKPVRRPLPPELPRETIEHDIAEEEKLCACGCMKQRIGEEVTEQLEFVPAKLTVIAHVRPKYACNRCDEGVSIAPMPQLFLPKSIATPSLVAHAIISKYQDHLPLYRQEHIWKRMGIEMARNTVCGWIMAASEVCSPMRNALIKELVASNYLQADETPLQVMDEPNRKNTSKSYMWVYQNHKPDKKIIVFDYRETRQAQWPKELLKEFKGYLQTDGYVGYDWVDDHPDIIHLGCFAHARRPFAELVKLAKTTGKSHQAVAYIQKLYAIEKIARDGNYTAEQRYQIRLEQSKPILDALKTWLDQSLKNAVPKSKLGDALVYMSQRWKELTAYLLDGMLEIDNNAIENIIRPFALGRKNWLMSGSPRGAHAGALFYSLIATAKSNGLNPFDYLKVLFEKIRFCKTAEDFTNLLPFNLKMN from the coding sequence ATGATTTCCTCAAAAGACCAATCACTTTTAATGCCTTTGCAGGAAGAAATTAATCAATTAAAAAAAGAAGCTCTGGAATGGAAGCAAAAGTATTTTAATATGCTAGAGCAATTCAAACTGGCTCAACAGCGTAAATACTCTCCCTCATCTGAACACAATATTCTGCAAGGCGAGTTGCAATTTGATGAAGCAGAAAGCATAGAGGTCACAGAGCTGCCGCAAGAAGATAATACAATTACGGTCACCTATACTCGCAAAAAACCAGTACGACGCCCATTACCTCCAGAGTTACCCCGTGAAACCATTGAGCATGACATTGCAGAAGAAGAAAAACTGTGTGCTTGCGGCTGTATGAAGCAACGTATTGGCGAAGAGGTCACGGAACAGCTAGAGTTTGTTCCTGCAAAGCTGACGGTCATTGCCCATGTGCGACCCAAATATGCATGTAATCGTTGTGATGAAGGGGTAAGCATTGCCCCTATGCCGCAATTATTCCTTCCTAAAAGCATTGCCACACCAAGCCTTGTAGCTCATGCCATTATTAGTAAATACCAAGACCACCTCCCTTTATACCGTCAAGAGCACATCTGGAAACGAATGGGCATTGAGATGGCTCGCAATACAGTATGTGGATGGATAATGGCAGCATCTGAGGTATGTAGCCCAATGAGGAACGCTCTAATCAAAGAGCTGGTTGCATCAAACTACCTTCAGGCCGATGAAACACCACTTCAGGTGATGGATGAGCCTAATCGAAAAAATACATCCAAGAGCTATATGTGGGTATACCAGAATCACAAACCGGATAAAAAAATCATTGTGTTTGATTATCGTGAAACCCGACAAGCCCAATGGCCTAAAGAACTACTTAAAGAGTTTAAAGGCTATTTACAAACAGATGGGTATGTTGGTTATGACTGGGTTGATGACCATCCTGATATTATTCATTTGGGATGTTTTGCACATGCCAGACGTCCTTTTGCTGAGCTTGTCAAACTGGCTAAAACCACAGGTAAATCACATCAGGCCGTGGCGTATATTCAAAAGCTCTATGCCATTGAAAAAATTGCTCGGGATGGGAACTATACGGCAGAACAACGCTATCAGATAAGGCTCGAACAATCAAAACCCATTCTTGACGCTTTAAAGACTTGGCTTGACCAATCCTTAAAAAATGCGGTACCCAAATCAAAGCTGGGTGATGCCTTAGTTTACATGTCTCAGCGATGGAAGGAGCTTACTGCTTATTTGCTTGATGGGATGCTCGAGATTGATAATAATGCCATTGAAAACATCATTAGGCCTTTTGCTCTGGGCAGAAAAAACTGGCTCATGTCTGGAAGCCCTAGAGGGGCTCATGCTGGGGCATTATTCTATAGCCTTATTGCAACAGCTAAGTCCAATGGCCTTAATCCTTTTGATTACCTCAAAGTCCTCTTCGAAAAAATCCGCTTCTGTAAAACCGCAGAAGACTTCACGAATCTTCTTCCTTTTAATCTCAAGATGAATTAA
- a CDS encoding ISL3 family transposase: MCGHCDDYPTTTEQYDWTDRNARITKGLEEYIMRSLIHSTIANVSIKKKLGHKVMQAALDRLVAGHVDWENFKSLDTLGIDEIALKKGHDEYMTIISTRLNDGRIRVLAVIEGRGKADIKSYFESIPPRPQKTVRSVCTDMHDAFVYAAIGAFGPQSVVIDRYHVAKLYRKPLDKLRIKKMKRLKSELDSGEYAKLEGMMWILRKQHECLSDVDKSKLELLYKHSDKLKKAHSYSLKLTNIFNTHCGRKSGMAKLNRWIKKVEQSEVTCFDGLISTLGKYKPYIVNYFKKRKNSVFVEEMNNKIKVAKRRCYGFSAVKTIFQRLFLDFQGF, from the coding sequence ATTTGCGGACACTGTGATGACTACCCCACGACAACAGAGCAATATGACTGGACTGACCGTAATGCCAGGATCACCAAAGGGCTCGAAGAATACATAATGCGTAGCTTGATTCACAGCACCATTGCGAATGTTTCAATTAAAAAAAAGTTGGGCCACAAAGTCATGCAGGCGGCTTTGGACAGGCTTGTTGCAGGGCATGTGGATTGGGAAAATTTCAAATCACTGGATACACTTGGTATTGATGAAATAGCTTTAAAAAAGGGGCATGACGAATACATGACCATTATTAGCACGCGATTAAATGATGGCAGAATACGTGTACTTGCCGTGATTGAAGGGCGAGGCAAGGCGGATATAAAGTCATATTTTGAATCCATTCCGCCACGACCACAAAAAACAGTCAGAAGCGTTTGCACCGACATGCATGATGCTTTCGTCTATGCTGCTATTGGAGCATTTGGTCCACAATCTGTTGTAATAGATAGATATCATGTCGCAAAATTATATAGGAAACCGCTTGATAAGCTGAGAATAAAAAAAATGAAACGCCTTAAATCAGAGCTTGATAGTGGTGAATATGCAAAGTTAGAAGGTATGATGTGGATATTGCGAAAGCAACATGAATGCTTGTCTGATGTGGATAAATCAAAGTTAGAGCTGTTATATAAACATTCCGACAAACTCAAAAAAGCCCATAGCTACTCCCTGAAGTTAACCAATATTTTCAACACACACTGCGGAAGAAAATCAGGGATGGCTAAACTAAACAGATGGATTAAAAAGGTTGAACAAAGTGAGGTCACTTGTTTTGATGGCCTTATTTCAACACTGGGTAAGTACAAGCCGTACATCGTCAATTACTTTAAAAAGCGAAAGAACAGCGTTTTTGTTGAAGAAATGAATAATAAAATAAAAGTAGCAAAAAGACGATGCTACGGATTCTCGGCTGTTAAAACTATTTTTCAGCGCCTGTTTCTCGATTTCCAAGGGTTCTAA
- the tnpB gene encoding IS66 family insertion sequence element accessory protein TnpB (TnpB, as the term is used for proteins encoded by IS66 family insertion elements, is considered an accessory protein, since TnpC, encoded by a neighboring gene, is a DDE family transposase.), protein MLIPDDVQVHLYCGITDMRKSINTLAILVHEVFGMELSAGHLFLFRSRGGDKLKALYYEEQSFTLWYRRLEKGKFIFPRNTQGHIELTKEHLKWLMASNKFTFHQGGNPVIYRDFH, encoded by the coding sequence ATGTTAATTCCAGATGATGTTCAAGTGCATTTATATTGTGGAATAACTGATATGCGCAAATCCATTAATACTCTAGCCATTCTGGTGCATGAAGTTTTTGGAATGGAGCTTAGTGCAGGTCATTTATTTTTGTTTCGTAGCAGAGGAGGAGATAAGTTAAAAGCACTGTACTATGAAGAGCAGAGTTTTACCTTATGGTACCGCAGATTAGAGAAAGGGAAATTCATTTTCCCCCGCAATACCCAAGGTCATATTGAGCTGACAAAAGAGCACTTAAAATGGCTCATGGCCAGCAATAAATTCACCTTTCATCAAGGAGGAAACCCGGTGATTTACCGTGATTTTCATTGA
- the tnpA gene encoding IS66 family insertion sequence element accessory protein TnpA, giving the protein MTKRDEYWSDMVKSYEESGLAPGLFCRNKGISDSRLRFYRNKFKKESKAVTPAKEALFEPLIITPLPSAKAVFKLVIELPNKIRCELDAADHQHRLILLRELMTLC; this is encoded by the coding sequence ATGACAAAAAGAGATGAGTACTGGAGTGACATGGTTAAATCCTATGAGGAAAGTGGTTTAGCACCAGGATTATTTTGCCGTAATAAAGGAATATCAGACTCCAGGCTCAGATTTTATCGCAATAAATTCAAGAAAGAGTCTAAAGCAGTTACCCCAGCCAAAGAGGCTTTATTTGAGCCACTTATTATTACTCCATTACCTTCTGCTAAGGCAGTGTTTAAATTAGTTATTGAACTCCCTAATAAAATACGCTGTGAACTTGATGCAGCTGACCATCAACACCGACTGATATTATTAAGGGAGTTGATGACCTTATGTTAA
- a CDS encoding TM0106 family RecB-like putative nuclease has product MYLESSQLVFSPSDITQFMDSPFASWMEHLALTHPNSLPIPDKNDGLMDVLQGMGHQHESAVLASFIEQGLSIVNLKKQADPLGATSAAMQTGVDVIYQASLELSPFRGYADFLIKVQGTSRLGDYYYEVWDSKLAKSVKPCFIIQLCCYAEMLEKIQGKRPEYITVILGNKEQKKFRTDDYYYFYRNLKHLFLETHQGFIPTKCPDPSSSKSWGRWSNYAEELLKKADHLVQIATITTSHIKKLNKAGITSMTALVNAENNLIRGLKPELLKRLKTQAKMQQESAGKEVPVYQLIPHEAGKKMGLALLPRLSSHDVFFDIEGFPLEEGGLEYLWGVTYFDEHGERRYKDFWAHNQEQEKKSFKAFINWVYERWQHEPGMHIYHYASYEISACRKLMGRYGICEYEVDQLLRNEVFVDLYKIVKSSLLIGEPRYSIKNVEHLYRNKRDTEVGSGGDSIVVYERWRENPDGDTWQTSKTLKNIRDYNIDDCNSTQELMLWLREKQKEQGITYLGKTQFIEPEVKEEHEERVKLRDRLLAKAEQFKNEGNEFRAKMNAVFAWSIEFHRREAKPVFWRLFDRLGLSEEELLDDIDCLAYCRRTNKAPYKPTPQARNLVYEYTFDPNQEFKGNAKQYYILGEETEDGKNIKATYHAQGSDLEQGLITLQAKNPPEEQITLIPDEFVNPRPIPEALAKQAEAFEQERLNETAIVDFLSKAIPRINDHLAGNPIAPSHDPKQRLQEIIHAVLNLNNSYLTIQGPPGAGKTYTGKHLIAELLKRGKKIGISSNSHKAINNLLISTAEYCQEKGISGHFACTRTTDSAINKLNIAVLENKNIFDFTQPSCVIGTTAWGFALEDLENTFDYLFIDEAGQVSVANLIAMSRAARNIILMGDQMQLGQPSQGNHPQDSGLSILDYLLHDTPAIPENMGVFLGTTYRMHSAVNQFISEAIYEGKLETVPENDHQSISVPDGYQGLLNKEAGIFAIPVLHEGNTQASDEEVEKIYSLTQDLLGRSFREKDGTQRLIGWEDILFVAPYNHQVNKLKSTLGEQAKVGSVDKFQGQEAPIVFLSMCASSANESPRGLNFLFDKNRINVAISRAQCMAIVVYNPALLDTRVNNIQQVAALNVFCQLIRSGDTV; this is encoded by the coding sequence ATGTATCTTGAATCCAGTCAATTAGTGTTTTCGCCATCAGACATAACTCAGTTTATGGATAGTCCTTTTGCTTCATGGATGGAGCATCTGGCTCTGACACATCCTAATTCGTTACCAATCCCAGACAAGAATGATGGGTTAATGGATGTACTGCAAGGTATGGGACATCAACATGAATCAGCGGTATTGGCTTCTTTTATAGAACAGGGATTATCAATAGTTAATCTCAAAAAACAGGCGGATCCTTTAGGGGCAACAAGTGCTGCCATGCAAACTGGGGTGGATGTTATTTATCAGGCCAGTTTGGAGCTGTCGCCATTTCGAGGGTACGCAGATTTTCTAATTAAAGTGCAGGGAACAAGTCGTTTGGGCGATTATTATTATGAAGTATGGGACAGCAAGCTTGCTAAATCAGTGAAGCCCTGTTTTATAATTCAATTATGTTGTTATGCAGAAATGCTTGAAAAAATTCAAGGAAAGCGACCTGAATACATTACTGTTATTCTGGGAAATAAAGAACAAAAAAAATTTAGAACGGATGATTACTATTATTTTTATCGTAATTTGAAACACCTTTTTTTAGAAACTCATCAGGGTTTTATTCCAACAAAGTGCCCTGATCCGTCCTCGTCTAAAAGTTGGGGAAGGTGGAGCAATTACGCAGAAGAGTTACTCAAAAAGGCTGATCACCTAGTCCAGATAGCTACTATTACAACAAGTCATATTAAGAAATTGAATAAAGCAGGTATTACCAGCATGACTGCTCTGGTTAATGCTGAAAATAACCTGATCAGAGGACTAAAACCTGAACTATTAAAACGGTTAAAAACCCAAGCTAAAATGCAACAGGAAAGTGCAGGAAAAGAAGTTCCTGTTTATCAATTAATCCCCCATGAGGCTGGAAAAAAAATGGGGCTGGCTTTGCTTCCTCGGCTATCATCACATGATGTTTTCTTTGATATAGAAGGTTTTCCTCTTGAAGAGGGTGGTTTGGAATATTTGTGGGGCGTTACCTATTTTGATGAACACGGCGAACGTCGATATAAGGATTTTTGGGCTCATAATCAGGAGCAGGAAAAAAAGAGTTTTAAGGCTTTTATAAATTGGGTTTATGAGCGCTGGCAACATGAGCCAGGAATGCATATCTATCATTATGCAAGTTATGAAATTTCTGCCTGCCGTAAATTAATGGGTAGATATGGAATTTGCGAATATGAAGTGGATCAGTTATTGCGTAACGAAGTTTTTGTTGATTTATACAAGATTGTAAAGAGTTCGCTGCTCATTGGAGAACCAAGGTATTCCATTAAAAACGTAGAGCATCTATATCGTAATAAGCGAGATACAGAGGTGGGATCAGGGGGTGATTCTATTGTTGTCTACGAACGCTGGCGAGAAAATCCTGATGGAGATACATGGCAAACATCCAAAACTTTAAAAAATATTCGTGATTATAATATTGATGATTGTAATTCAACCCAGGAACTGATGCTGTGGTTAAGAGAAAAGCAGAAAGAGCAAGGGATCACATACCTTGGTAAGACGCAATTCATTGAGCCAGAAGTTAAGGAGGAACACGAAGAGCGCGTTAAACTTCGTGATAGATTATTAGCTAAAGCAGAGCAATTTAAAAACGAGGGTAATGAATTCCGCGCCAAAATGAATGCAGTTTTTGCCTGGTCTATTGAATTTCATCGGCGAGAAGCAAAACCGGTATTTTGGCGTTTGTTCGATCGTTTGGGATTAAGTGAGGAAGAGTTACTTGATGATATTGATTGTTTGGCTTATTGTCGCCGGACGAATAAAGCGCCTTATAAACCAACCCCCCAAGCGCGTAATCTCGTATATGAGTATACTTTCGATCCCAATCAGGAGTTTAAGGGGAATGCAAAACAGTATTACATTTTGGGTGAGGAAACGGAGGACGGTAAGAATATTAAAGCAACTTATCATGCGCAAGGCAGTGATTTAGAGCAGGGATTAATTACTCTACAAGCTAAAAATCCACCGGAGGAGCAGATTACACTGATTCCTGATGAGTTCGTAAATCCCAGACCCATTCCAGAGGCTCTTGCAAAACAGGCAGAAGCCTTTGAACAAGAAAGGCTTAATGAGACCGCAATAGTGGATTTTTTAAGTAAAGCTATTCCCCGTATAAATGACCATCTTGCCGGCAACCCCATAGCTCCCAGTCATGATCCAAAACAGCGATTACAGGAAATTATCCATGCTGTTCTAAATTTAAACAACAGCTATCTCACCATTCAGGGTCCACCGGGAGCAGGTAAAACATATACCGGGAAACATCTGATTGCTGAACTGCTTAAAAGAGGAAAAAAAATAGGAATATCATCGAATAGTCATAAAGCCATCAATAATTTGCTGATTAGTACTGCTGAGTATTGTCAAGAAAAAGGAATTTCAGGACATTTTGCTTGTACCCGTACTACTGATTCTGCAATTAATAAATTGAATATAGCTGTATTAGAAAATAAAAATATCTTTGATTTTACTCAACCATCCTGCGTGATAGGAACAACCGCCTGGGGTTTTGCCCTCGAGGATCTTGAAAATACCTTTGACTATCTTTTTATTGATGAAGCAGGTCAAGTTAGCGTTGCTAACTTGATTGCTATGAGCAGGGCAGCCCGCAATATCATTTTAATGGGTGATCAGATGCAGTTAGGACAACCTTCCCAAGGTAATCATCCGCAAGACAGTGGTTTATCTATTCTTGATTATTTGTTGCATGACACACCTGCTATTCCTGAGAATATGGGTGTATTTCTTGGTACTACCTATCGTATGCATTCGGCAGTTAATCAGTTTATTAGCGAGGCCATTTATGAGGGAAAACTGGAAACAGTTCCTGAAAATGATCATCAATCCATAAGTGTTCCTGATGGTTATCAAGGCTTGTTAAATAAAGAGGCTGGAATTTTTGCCATACCTGTCCTGCATGAAGGAAACACTCAGGCAAGTGATGAAGAAGTAGAGAAAATTTACTCCCTAACCCAAGATTTATTGGGTAGAAGCTTTAGAGAAAAAGATGGCACGCAACGGTTAATTGGCTGGGAAGACATCCTTTTTGTTGCTCCATACAATCATCAAGTTAATAAATTAAAATCCACGTTGGGCGAACAGGCTAAAGTGGGTAGCGTGGATAAATTTCAGGGACAAGAAGCACCAATAGTTTTTTTAAGTATGTGTGCGAGCAGTGCTAATGAATCTCCGCGCGGATTAAATTTTTTGTTTGACAAAAATCGTATCAATGTTGCCATCTCACGAGCCCAATGTATGGCTATTGTTGTTTACAACCCGGCGTTACTCGATACCCGGGTAAATAATATACAACAAGTAGCAGCGCTCAATGTATTTTGCCAGTTAATAAGGTCAGGAGATACGGTTTAA
- the thpR gene encoding RNA 2',3'-cyclic phosphodiesterase, translating into MNTIRAFFAIMPPKSMRDVLENILNTLEHSVPERSMRWMNLENLHITLQFLEKVWPEDVNPLIKRVRTELKNTSVFELQINQLEWFPEPKHPKILSLAVGPQEILKALSDSIGYAISSLNYSVESRPYRGHMSIGRLSQHRSQHPLLPQIKVPIIPAILIDEIFLIESKPGNGKNSYYPLAQFNLS; encoded by the coding sequence ATGAATACGATACGTGCTTTTTTCGCAATTATGCCACCTAAATCAATGCGTGATGTTCTAGAGAATATTTTAAATACACTAGAGCATTCTGTTCCAGAACGTTCTATGCGATGGATGAACCTTGAAAATTTACATATCACCTTGCAATTTTTAGAAAAGGTGTGGCCAGAAGATGTAAATCCATTAATTAAACGAGTTCGGACTGAATTAAAAAATACAAGTGTATTTGAATTGCAAATTAATCAGTTAGAGTGGTTTCCAGAACCGAAGCATCCTAAGATTCTGTCTTTGGCAGTGGGGCCACAGGAGATTTTAAAAGCACTGTCAGACTCAATTGGATATGCAATAAGCTCTTTAAACTACTCAGTTGAATCAAGGCCTTATCGAGGACATATGTCGATAGGACGCTTATCTCAGCATCGCTCGCAACATCCATTATTACCTCAAATAAAGGTACCAATTATCCCGGCAATACTTATCGATGAGATTTTTCTGATAGAAAGCAAACCCGGTAACGGAAAAAACAGCTACTATCCTTTAGCCCAATTTAACTTAAGCTAG
- a CDS encoding TVP38/TMEM64 family protein, with product MELNKNNNKKRLWLSQLKRWLPLLIIFLVLALIFGTGLQKYLSFESLKTHRNVLLEWTNTHFLWSSLIFVAIYTIAVAVSIPGATFLTLAGGFLFGPVFGSILVVASATMGATLLYFAVKTSLGNWLAQKATGWISRMREGFQENAFSYLLFLRLVPVFPFWVINIVPALLGVSAATFVVATFFGIMPGSVVYTLVGNGLSHIFATNQTPNLSIIFDPKVLYPLLALAAMSVLPVIYQKFIKKRKGK from the coding sequence ATGGAATTAAACAAGAATAATAACAAAAAGCGACTCTGGCTATCCCAGTTAAAACGATGGTTGCCTTTGCTGATCATCTTTTTGGTGCTGGCACTGATATTTGGCACAGGACTGCAAAAATATTTAAGCTTTGAAAGCCTTAAAACCCACAGAAATGTCTTATTGGAATGGACAAACACCCACTTTTTGTGGTCATCACTAATTTTTGTAGCGATTTATACCATTGCTGTGGCCGTTTCAATACCCGGCGCTACGTTTTTAACCTTAGCTGGCGGTTTTCTCTTTGGACCTGTGTTTGGCAGTATCCTGGTGGTTGCTAGTGCCACCATGGGCGCAACGTTGTTATACTTTGCAGTCAAAACCTCACTTGGTAATTGGCTTGCACAAAAAGCTACAGGCTGGATTAGCCGGATGCGTGAAGGGTTTCAAGAAAATGCCTTTTCTTATTTGCTGTTTTTGCGACTGGTTCCTGTATTTCCTTTCTGGGTGATTAATATTGTGCCCGCCTTGCTCGGTGTCAGTGCTGCCACTTTTGTTGTGGCAACCTTTTTTGGCATTATGCCGGGTTCAGTTGTTTATACGCTGGTTGGTAATGGACTCAGCCATATCTTTGCGACCAATCAAACGCCAAATTTAAGCATCATTTTTGACCCAAAGGTGCTGTACCCATTGCTGGCATTGGCAGCGATGTCTGTGCTACCCGTCATCTACCAAAAATTCATTAAAAAGCGAAAAGGAAAATAA
- a CDS encoding DNA-binding protein, whose amino-acid sequence MNKDKILHNTVDYDSDLITSLKDPEEAYGYLQVALKEYQEDNNLEAFLVALKNVASAQGGMTKLAKTTKLNRQNLYKILSEKGNPRLDNFGTILKGLGFKLSIEPYNHAP is encoded by the coding sequence ATGAATAAAGATAAAATTTTACACAATACAGTTGATTACGATAGCGATCTGATTACGTCCTTAAAAGATCCAGAGGAGGCTTATGGTTATTTACAAGTTGCTTTAAAGGAATACCAAGAAGACAACAATCTTGAGGCTTTTTTGGTTGCCTTGAAAAATGTCGCCTCTGCACAAGGTGGCATGACAAAGCTTGCAAAAACAACCAAACTAAACAGACAAAATCTATACAAAATACTGTCAGAGAAAGGCAATCCACGGCTGGATAACTTTGGAACTATTTTAAAAGGACTCGGATTTAAGCTTTCTATTGAGCCATATAACCACGCGCCTTAA
- a CDS encoding IS66 family transposase, producing the protein MTIIKVLVNLVEMLAEENALLREENQVLRDEINRLKGEQGKPNIRGQSKGSNGDNTGNSNHSSEGDRNKRGKGNNKNTGKDKKNVRIDRRVTIALDKATLPDDAKFKGFEIRIIQDLKIITDNVEFKLETYYSPSLKKTFIAPIPGEYKGSEFGPGVKALVITLYRDAGMTESAIERFLKTCGIQISHGKIASMLTEGNDIFHQEKEDIVDAGSNAGLYQQMDDTGSRVNGKNHYTHVLCNDFFTAYFTRRKKDRLTLLELLCRDQLKFMFNQEAYELMDEFGLAKKWLDQIKPMLHAQPLTRESIDSLMGTLFPNPKKHSTNRRIILESAALAYYQHSKYFIHYLMTDDAPQFNKLALHHALCWIHEGRHYKKLTPFSDMNQNILAVFLEQLWDFYHALLTYKTAPSQSMAQQLSMQFDTLFATTTGYDVLDQRIAKTRAKKQALLLVLDHPFLPLHNNASELGTRFQARIRDINLQTVSQNGTKSKDTFATIVQTARKLKVNVYQYIYDRVTKKFEMPSLAELILLKVRQVPCTT; encoded by the coding sequence GTGACTATCATTAAGGTATTGGTTAATTTGGTCGAAATGCTTGCCGAAGAAAATGCTTTGCTCAGAGAGGAAAACCAAGTATTACGTGATGAGATAAACCGCCTTAAGGGTGAACAGGGCAAACCTAATATTCGCGGTCAATCCAAAGGTAGCAATGGCGATAATACAGGCAATTCCAATCATTCATCTGAAGGAGATCGCAATAAACGTGGTAAAGGGAACAATAAAAACACAGGCAAAGACAAAAAAAACGTACGTATTGATAGACGTGTTACGATTGCTCTGGACAAAGCAACGCTGCCAGATGACGCCAAGTTCAAGGGTTTTGAGATTCGAATCATCCAGGATCTAAAAATCATCACGGATAATGTTGAATTCAAGCTGGAAACGTATTACTCACCATCTTTGAAAAAAACCTTTATTGCGCCGATTCCTGGCGAATATAAGGGCAGTGAATTTGGTCCTGGGGTTAAAGCGCTGGTCATCACATTATACCGTGATGCAGGGATGACGGAGAGCGCCATTGAGCGCTTTTTAAAAACATGTGGTATTCAAATATCACATGGTAAAATTGCTTCCATGCTGACAGAAGGCAATGATATTTTTCATCAGGAAAAAGAAGATATTGTCGATGCCGGTAGCAACGCAGGCTTGTACCAGCAGATGGATGACACAGGCAGTCGTGTTAACGGCAAAAATCACTACACCCATGTTTTATGTAATGACTTTTTTACAGCATACTTCACTCGTCGTAAAAAAGATCGCTTGACCTTATTGGAGTTGCTGTGTCGAGACCAATTAAAGTTTATGTTTAATCAGGAGGCTTATGAGTTAATGGATGAGTTTGGTCTCGCAAAAAAATGGTTGGATCAAATTAAACCAATGCTGCATGCACAACCCCTCACACGTGAATCAATCGATAGTTTGATGGGAACACTTTTTCCAAATCCAAAAAAACACAGCACGAATCGACGCATAATTCTTGAGTCAGCAGCTCTTGCCTATTATCAGCACTCGAAATACTTCATCCATTATTTAATGACAGATGATGCGCCTCAGTTTAATAAATTGGCCCTACATCATGCGCTGTGCTGGATCCATGAAGGTCGTCATTATAAAAAACTCACTCCATTCTCAGATATGAATCAGAATATATTGGCTGTATTTCTTGAGCAATTATGGGATTTCTACCATGCATTATTGACTTACAAGACGGCTCCATCTCAATCAATGGCCCAACAACTATCAATGCAATTTGATACTTTGTTCGCAACCACGACAGGCTATGATGTTTTAGATCAACGCATTGCAAAGACACGTGCTAAAAAACAAGCGTTATTATTGGTGTTAGACCATCCATTTCTGCCATTGCACAACAATGCCTCTGAATTAGGGACACGGTTTCAAGCAAGGATACGCGACATCAATCTCCAAACGGTCTCCCAAAATGGCACCAAATCAAAGGATACGTTTGCCACGATTGTACAGACGGCCAGAAAACTGAAAGTTAACGTTTATCAGTATATTTACGATAGGGTGACTAAAAAATTTGAAATGCCATCATTGGCTGAATTAATCTTACTTAAAGTGCGGCAGGTTCCATGCACCACATAA